A genomic region of Klebsiella sp. RIT-PI-d contains the following coding sequences:
- a CDS encoding DUF5682 family protein: MSEQPLIIGVRHHSPACARLVKTQIEKIRPAWVLIEGPADFNARLDELFLPHQLPVAIYSYSQHQDDGTAGYGAWTPFAECSPEWQALLAARAAGATTRFIDLPVWAQNEERDDAVHGDNPQRLLKACGMENTDTLWDHLFEDETQRTDLQPALETYFRQLRGDDISGENACPREAFMVRWLGWAMRQNAGPVVVVCGGWHAPALAALWPHCVPEEQEPSCLPPVASGAITGCYLTPYSEKRLDVLAGYLSGVPAPVWQRWGWQSGLEQAGGQLLKTIFSQLRQRRLPASTADMAAVHLRAQALAQLRGHILPLRSDWLDALAGSLIKEALNAPLPWSYRGVIHPDTDPILLTFIDTLAGDGFGELAAGTPQPPLPQDVMRELRRTGITLPDDLTLNRFEPTGLVQSQILHRLSILKIPGFYRQQGSVSALSGDGEEYWTLRQTLEQHAALIEAARYGATLAEAARKQLEAEMLAAVGIRALAASLNQAALAGLATFSHRLLEQLAQLIARESHFAEMGAALEVLYALWRLEGTSGMQNAPVLETTLCAALDRTLWLCESSSIPDDTQFHLHLHSWQTLCHILRDISHGTELPGVSLESAMSLLKRRINTYDAAPLDRGAALGALIRLEHSAIDANAALALLTQLPPHSLGETLHGMLALARHQLACQPLFVAGLSECLTQLSEEAFIHALPDLRAAMAWLPPRERGALARQVLDYYHMTSLPTHSLQTPLSLPAEQVAGNQRQEQLARDSLQYWGIS, translated from the coding sequence GTTAAAACGCAAATTGAAAAAATACGCCCGGCCTGGGTGCTGATCGAAGGTCCGGCAGATTTTAATGCGCGGCTGGATGAGCTGTTTTTACCTCATCAACTTCCTGTTGCCATTTACAGTTACAGTCAGCATCAGGATGACGGCACTGCCGGTTATGGCGCCTGGACGCCCTTCGCTGAATGTTCACCGGAGTGGCAGGCGCTGCTGGCGGCGCGGGCGGCCGGAGCAACTACGCGTTTTATCGATTTGCCGGTATGGGCGCAAAACGAGGAGCGCGATGACGCTGTGCATGGCGACAATCCTCAGCGTTTACTTAAGGCCTGCGGCATGGAAAACACAGATACTCTGTGGGACCATTTGTTTGAAGATGAAACACAGCGAACCGATCTACAACCGGCGCTGGAAACATATTTTAGACAGCTGCGAGGGGATGATATTTCCGGGGAAAATGCCTGTCCGCGTGAGGCCTTTATGGTCCGCTGGCTGGGATGGGCAATGCGGCAAAACGCAGGCCCGGTGGTGGTGGTCTGCGGGGGCTGGCATGCTCCGGCCCTTGCCGCGTTGTGGCCACATTGTGTCCCTGAAGAACAAGAACCTTCCTGTTTGCCACCCGTTGCATCCGGGGCCATTACCGGCTGTTATCTGACGCCGTACAGCGAAAAGCGGCTGGATGTGCTGGCGGGTTATCTTTCCGGGGTGCCCGCTCCGGTCTGGCAGCGCTGGGGCTGGCAGAGCGGCCTGGAACAGGCGGGGGGACAACTGCTGAAAACGATTTTCAGTCAGCTGCGTCAACGTCGTCTGCCCGCGTCTACTGCCGATATGGCCGCCGTCCATCTGCGCGCGCAGGCGCTGGCGCAGCTGCGTGGCCATATTTTACCGCTGCGCAGCGACTGGCTGGATGCGCTGGCCGGGTCGCTTATCAAAGAAGCCCTTAACGCACCGCTACCCTGGAGCTATCGCGGTGTGATCCACCCTGACACCGACCCGATCCTGCTTACCTTCATCGACACGCTGGCGGGAGATGGCTTCGGTGAGCTGGCGGCGGGTACTCCGCAGCCGCCGCTGCCGCAGGATGTCATGCGGGAGCTCAGGCGTACTGGTATTACGCTGCCAGACGATCTTACGCTTAACCGTTTTGAGCCGACAGGGCTTGTGCAGAGCCAGATCCTGCACCGGCTGTCTATCCTGAAAATTCCAGGGTTCTATCGCCAGCAGGGCAGCGTCAGCGCGCTGTCTGGCGATGGTGAAGAATACTGGACGCTGCGTCAGACGCTGGAGCAACACGCTGCCCTGATTGAGGCCGCACGCTACGGCGCGACGCTGGCAGAAGCCGCGCGTAAACAGCTTGAGGCCGAAATGCTCGCCGCCGTCGGCATTCGTGCGCTGGCGGCCAGCCTGAATCAGGCCGCGCTGGCCGGGCTGGCCACATTTAGCCACCGGTTACTGGAGCAGCTGGCGCAGCTTATAGCCCGGGAGAGTCATTTTGCTGAAATGGGCGCGGCGCTGGAGGTGCTCTATGCGTTATGGCGGCTGGAGGGCACCAGCGGAATGCAAAATGCGCCGGTGCTTGAAACCACCCTTTGTGCCGCACTGGATCGCACTCTGTGGCTATGTGAAAGCAGCAGTATCCCGGACGATACGCAATTTCATCTGCATCTGCACAGCTGGCAAACGCTGTGCCATATTCTGCGCGATATCAGTCACGGAACTGAACTGCCGGGCGTATCACTCGAAAGCGCAATGTCCCTGCTCAAACGGCGTATTAATACTTATGATGCGGCTCCGCTCGATCGTGGCGCGGCACTCGGTGCGCTGATCCGTCTTGAACATTCGGCCATTGATGCTAACGCCGCGCTGGCTTTACTTACCCAACTGCCGCCTCACTCTCTGGGGGAAACGCTGCACGGGATGCTGGCGCTGGCCCGTCATCAACTGGCCTGCCAGCCGCTATTTGTCGCCGGCCTTAGCGAATGTCTGACGCAACTGTCGGAAGAGGCATTTATTCACGCGCTGCCGGATTTACGCGCGGCGATGGCCTGGCTCCCGCCACGTGAACGCGGCGCGCTGGCGCGTCAGGTACTCGATTACTACCATATGACATCCTTACCCACCCACTCGCTTCAAACGCCCTTAAGTCTCCCGGCAGAACAGGTTGCCGGGAATCAGCGGCAGGAGCAGCTGGCACGGGATAGCCTGCAATATTGGGGGATATCTTAA
- a CDS encoding vWA domain-containing protein — protein sequence MSTQSDLLTTRELQRWRLILGEAAENTLGSSLDDRAREVDHALEWLYGRDPDRLARGERSGGLGGSQLSTPEWINAIHTLFPRQVIERLESDAVLRYGIDEVVTNLEVLERIEPSESLLRAVLHTKHLMNPDVLHAARRLVQQVVEQIMARLTKDVCQAFSGTRDRRRPSRIALSRNFDFKNTLRANLKHWDPQHGKLYIESPKFISRIKRHTEQWQLVLLVDQSGSMVDSVIHSAVMAACLWQLPGILTHLVAFDSNVVDLTADVADPVDLLMKVQLGGGTNIAKAVEYARQLIAQPQKSVIVLVSDFFEGGATGLLIHQVKQCVQSGCKVLGLAALDSQASPCYDHDTAQALVSVGAQVAAMTPGELAAWLAENLQS from the coding sequence ATGAGCACGCAGTCCGACCTGTTAACCACCCGCGAGCTTCAACGCTGGCGACTCATTCTGGGCGAAGCCGCAGAGAATACGCTTGGTAGTTCACTTGACGATCGGGCCCGCGAGGTAGATCACGCGCTGGAATGGTTATACGGACGCGATCCGGATCGGCTGGCGCGCGGTGAACGCAGCGGCGGCCTGGGTGGCTCGCAGCTTTCTACGCCAGAATGGATTAACGCTATTCATACCCTTTTTCCCCGGCAGGTGATCGAACGGCTGGAAAGCGATGCGGTATTGCGTTACGGCATTGATGAAGTCGTGACTAATCTTGAGGTTCTGGAGCGTATCGAACCTTCTGAAAGCCTGCTACGGGCGGTGCTGCATACTAAGCATTTAATGAATCCAGATGTGTTACATGCAGCGCGCAGGCTGGTTCAACAGGTTGTGGAGCAGATCATGGCCCGGCTGACAAAAGACGTGTGTCAGGCATTTTCCGGCACCCGCGATCGCCGTCGGCCTTCGCGAATTGCGCTGTCGCGAAATTTTGATTTTAAAAATACGCTTCGCGCCAATCTGAAACACTGGGATCCGCAGCACGGTAAGCTGTATATCGAATCACCGAAATTTATCAGCCGTATTAAACGCCATACTGAACAATGGCAGCTGGTTTTGCTGGTTGATCAGAGTGGATCAATGGTGGATTCCGTGATCCACTCTGCGGTGATGGCGGCCTGTTTATGGCAGTTGCCCGGCATTCTCACGCATCTGGTGGCCTTCGACAGTAATGTGGTCGATCTCACGGCGGATGTGGCCGACCCGGTCGACCTGTTAATGAAAGTACAGCTCGGCGGCGGGACGAATATCGCCAAAGCGGTAGAGTATGCCCGTCAGCTGATCGCCCAGCCGCAAAAAAGCGTCATTGTGCTGGTAAGCGACTTTTTTGAAGGTGGCGCGACGGGATTGCTGATCCATCAGGTGAAGCAGTGTGTACAAAGCGGATGTAAAGTCCTGGGGCTGGCGGCGCTGGACAGCCAGGCGTCGCCCTGTTACGACCATGATACTGCCCAGGCGCTGGTGAGCGTCGGAGCGCAGGTCGCCGCCATGACTCCTGGCGAACTGGCGGCCTGGCTGGCGGAGAATTTACAATCATGA
- a CDS encoding SWIM zinc finger family protein, with product MMVSRPELLELTPQALTALSNAGFVKRSIKELDAGNVPALNQNEDGTLCATFSDGTRTQLASGQSLREASCSCGASGMCRHRVMLVLSYQRAHSGADAQEQQDDERWNPGQWLEELSALPELIRRRAEQLADKGLVIALSCAPGETPAARLPMNDVRFYSRSSLGFARCDCIAGSLCEHIALAVQAFAGAQAQQPGFTHLLWHLRGHKTRSTDGPFDTPDGEQCRQSIRQLSTLMWQSGLSQPAVSYDAAFTRAQRAAEVMDWRWVSTALTQLRAGIDAFQQRASHYHPHQVMMQLAGLNARLDSAAFMAQLAGENVAPPLPWPTIVGPGVAGETPLDHLRLVSLGMRCWQDNHRYGLRVWFSDPDTGSILHLSQSWPLAEQAQSPAWQRRLSGFQAGTLAGGQVIAQAARRNAHGEVILGSRPRTNGSVPLTPDAWRLLDVPLRQPGVAALRDYLRQRPPACVRPLNQGDDLFILPIESCLALGWDPARQTLDARVVSGDGEDNVLQLSLPASASAPYAIERMATLLQQENDPIQMVSGSVSISGGTLIMEPLIMMSSTRAWVLDAEAQSVGTQTIADVSLPRSAIHALLQRAQTLLIQILHNGLRYQQKTFFREAGTLAQDLQAHGFSHLAHLFQQLSETETNTPTETLEAIAHLCERLDVTLI from the coding sequence ATGATGGTGTCACGCCCCGAATTGCTGGAACTGACGCCGCAGGCGCTGACGGCGCTGAGTAATGCCGGATTTGTTAAACGCAGTATCAAAGAGCTGGATGCCGGAAATGTGCCGGCGCTAAACCAGAACGAAGACGGTACGCTGTGCGCAACGTTCAGCGACGGAACGCGCACGCAACTGGCAAGCGGCCAGTCATTAAGAGAGGCCAGCTGTAGCTGCGGGGCCAGCGGAATGTGCCGTCATCGTGTCATGCTGGTCCTGAGCTATCAGCGCGCTCATTCCGGCGCCGACGCGCAGGAGCAGCAGGACGACGAACGCTGGAACCCCGGGCAGTGGCTGGAGGAACTCTCCGCCCTGCCGGAATTGATCCGTCGGCGGGCGGAGCAGCTGGCGGATAAAGGTCTGGTGATAGCGCTCTCCTGCGCCCCTGGCGAAACGCCCGCCGCCAGGCTGCCGATGAACGACGTTCGTTTTTACTCCCGCAGCAGCCTTGGGTTTGCCCGCTGCGACTGTATCGCGGGATCGCTATGCGAGCATATCGCCCTGGCGGTGCAGGCTTTCGCCGGGGCGCAGGCGCAGCAGCCGGGCTTCACGCATCTGCTTTGGCACCTGCGCGGCCACAAAACACGCTCTACAGATGGGCCGTTTGACACGCCGGACGGTGAGCAGTGTCGGCAAAGCATCCGCCAGCTCAGTACGCTGATGTGGCAAAGCGGGCTCAGCCAGCCAGCCGTCAGTTATGATGCGGCCTTTACCCGCGCACAACGCGCGGCAGAGGTCATGGACTGGCGCTGGGTTAGCACCGCGCTCACCCAACTGCGCGCCGGTATCGACGCTTTTCAGCAGCGGGCCAGTCACTATCATCCGCATCAGGTGATGATGCAGCTGGCCGGCCTGAATGCGCGGCTGGACAGCGCGGCTTTTATGGCTCAACTGGCCGGGGAAAATGTCGCCCCGCCGCTACCCTGGCCGACGATTGTTGGCCCCGGCGTGGCGGGGGAAACGCCGCTGGATCATCTGCGGCTGGTTTCACTGGGAATGCGCTGCTGGCAGGATAATCACCGCTATGGCCTGCGTGTCTGGTTTAGCGATCCGGATACCGGCAGTATTCTGCATCTGTCGCAAAGCTGGCCGCTGGCGGAGCAGGCGCAAAGCCCGGCATGGCAGCGCCGCCTGTCTGGTTTTCAGGCCGGGACGCTGGCGGGCGGGCAGGTTATTGCTCAGGCAGCCAGGCGCAACGCGCACGGTGAAGTTATACTCGGCTCACGGCCGCGTACCAACGGCAGTGTGCCGCTGACGCCGGATGCCTGGCGTTTGCTGGATGTCCCTCTGCGTCAACCCGGCGTCGCGGCATTGCGTGACTATCTGCGTCAGCGTCCCCCGGCCTGTGTTCGCCCGCTAAACCAGGGCGATGACCTGTTTATTTTGCCGATAGAAAGCTGCCTGGCACTGGGCTGGGATCCGGCGCGGCAAACACTGGATGCCCGGGTAGTAAGCGGTGACGGCGAAGATAATGTTTTGCAACTATCACTCCCGGCGTCTGCCAGCGCGCCTTATGCCATTGAACGCATGGCGACGCTTTTGCAGCAGGAGAACGATCCGATCCAGATGGTATCCGGATCGGTAAGCATCAGCGGCGGCACGCTGATAATGGAACCGTTAATCATGATGTCATCTACCCGCGCCTGGGTGCTGGACGCGGAAGCGCAGTCCGTTGGCACGCAGACGATTGCCGATGTCTCGCTACCGCGCAGTGCCATTCACGCTTTGCTACAACGCGCTCAAACGCTGTTGATTCAGATTTTGCATAACGGTCTGCGTTATCAGCAAAAGACGTTTTTTCGCGAAGCCGGAACGCTGGCGCAGGATCTACAGGCCCACGGCTTTAGCCATCTTGCCCACCTGTTTCAGCAGCTCAGTGAAACTGAGACCAACACCCCGACTGAAACGCTTGAGGCTATCGCGCACCTTTGCGAACGGCTGGACGTAACGTTGATATAA
- a CDS encoding DUF1456 family protein codes for MVSNDILRSVRYILKINNNDLVRIFALGEADVTAEQLVPWLRKEDEEGFVRCPDIMMSCFLNGLIYEKRGRDESAPALAVERRINNNIMLKKLRIAFALKTDDILAILTEQKFRISMPEITAMMRAPDHKNFRECGDQVLRYFLRGLTAREHAKK; via the coding sequence ATGGTCAGTAACGATATTTTGCGTAGCGTCCGCTACATCCTGAAAATCAATAACAACGATCTGGTGCGTATTTTCGCGCTGGGGGAAGCGGATGTCACCGCAGAACAGCTGGTGCCGTGGCTGCGTAAAGAGGATGAAGAAGGCTTTGTGCGTTGCCCTGACATCATGATGTCATGCTTTTTAAACGGCCTGATTTACGAAAAGCGCGGACGCGATGAGTCAGCACCGGCGCTGGCAGTCGAACGCCGCATTAATAACAACATCATGTTAAAAAAGCTGCGCATCGCGTTTGCGCTTAAAACTGATGATATCCTGGCGATCCTGACCGAACAAAAATTCCGTATTTCGATGCCGGAGATCACCGCCATGATGCGCGCGCCGGATCATAAAAACTTCCGCGAATGTGGCGATCAGGTCTTGCGCTATTTTCTCCGCGGCCTGACCGCTCGTGAACACGCCAAAAAGTAA
- the btsR gene encoding two-component system response regulator BtsR — MLKVLIVDDEPLARENLRILLQDEPDIDIAGECANAVEAIGAVHKLRPDVLFLDIQMPRISGLEMVGMLDPEHRPWVVFLTAFDEYAVKAFEEHAFDYLLKPIEAERLNKTLNRLRQERGKQDVSVLPENQHALKFIPCTGHSRIWLLQMEDVAFVSSRMSGVYVTNHQGQEGFTELTLRTLESRTPLLRCHRQYLVNMAHLKEIRLEDNGQAELLLRTGQTVPVSRRYLKNLKEALGL, encoded by the coding sequence ATGTTAAAAGTGCTAATTGTGGATGACGAACCGCTGGCACGTGAGAATCTGCGTATCCTGCTTCAGGATGAGCCGGATATCGACATCGCTGGCGAGTGTGCAAACGCCGTTGAAGCGATTGGCGCTGTGCACAAATTGCGTCCCGATGTGCTGTTTCTCGACATCCAGATGCCGCGGATTAGCGGGCTGGAGATGGTGGGTATGCTCGACCCGGAGCACCGGCCGTGGGTGGTCTTCCTGACGGCGTTTGATGAGTACGCGGTAAAAGCGTTTGAGGAGCACGCCTTTGATTACCTTCTCAAGCCCATTGAAGCGGAAAGACTGAATAAAACGCTTAACCGCCTGCGTCAGGAGCGCGGAAAACAGGACGTGTCGGTACTGCCGGAAAATCAGCACGCGCTGAAATTTATTCCCTGTACCGGGCACAGCCGCATCTGGCTATTGCAAATGGAGGACGTGGCGTTTGTCAGCAGCCGCATGAGCGGCGTGTATGTGACGAATCATCAGGGACAGGAGGGATTCACTGAACTCACGCTGCGCACGCTCGAAAGCCGGACGCCGCTCCTGCGCTGCCATCGGCAGTACCTGGTGAATATGGCGCATTTAAAAGAGATCCGCCTGGAAGATAACGGTCAGGCTGAACTGCTGTTACGTACCGGGCAGACGGTACCGGTGAGTCGCCGCTACCTGAAAAACCTGAAAGAGGCGCTGGGGCTGTAA
- a CDS encoding sensor histidine kinase, protein MYEFNLVLLLLQQMCVFLVIAWLMSKTRLFIPLIQVTVRLPHKLLCYVTFSIFCILGTYFGLHIDDSIANTRAIGAVMGGLLGGPVVGGLVGLTGGLHRYSMGGMTALSCMISTMVEGLLGGLVHSFLIKRGRTDRVFSPLTAGAVTVVAEVVQMLIILLIARPFQDALHLVNSIAAPMMVTNTVGAALFMRILLDKRAMFEKYTSAFSATALKVAASTEGILRQGFNEENSMKVAQVLYQELDIGAVAITDRDKLLAFTGTGDDHHLPGRPISSAWTLKAINTGEVVYADGNEVPYRCSLHPQCKLGSTLVIPLRGENQRVIGTIKLYETKNRLFSSINRTLGEGIAQLLSAQILAGQYERQKALLTQSEIKLLHAQVNPHFLFNALNTLKAVIRHDSEQATQLVQYLSTFFRKNLKRPSEIVTLADEIEHVNAYLQIEKARFQARLQVQLFVPESLAHHRLPAFTLQPIVENAIKHGTSQQLGVGEISIHASQHAQYLQLDIEDNAGLYQPSASPGGLGMNLVDKRLRARFGDDCGITVNCEPECFTRITLRLPLEENAC, encoded by the coding sequence ATGTACGAATTTAACCTTGTGTTACTCCTGTTACAGCAGATGTGCGTTTTCCTGGTCATTGCGTGGCTGATGAGCAAAACGCGTCTGTTCATACCGCTAATCCAGGTAACCGTGCGTCTGCCGCACAAGCTGCTTTGTTACGTCACTTTTTCTATTTTCTGTATCCTCGGTACCTATTTTGGTCTGCACATTGATGATTCCATCGCCAATACGCGCGCGATTGGCGCCGTGATGGGCGGATTACTGGGCGGACCGGTCGTCGGCGGTCTGGTGGGTCTGACCGGCGGATTACACCGCTACTCCATGGGCGGAATGACCGCGCTCAGCTGCATGATCTCGACGATGGTCGAAGGATTGCTGGGCGGGCTGGTCCACAGTTTCCTGATCAAACGCGGCCGTACGGATCGGGTCTTTAGCCCTCTGACCGCCGGAGCGGTGACGGTAGTGGCGGAAGTGGTGCAGATGCTGATCATTTTGCTGATTGCCCGCCCGTTTCAGGATGCGCTGCATCTGGTAAACAGTATCGCGGCACCCATGATGGTGACCAATACCGTTGGTGCGGCGCTGTTTATGCGTATCCTGCTCGACAAGCGAGCCATGTTTGAAAAATATACCTCGGCGTTTTCAGCTACGGCGCTGAAAGTGGCTGCGTCCACTGAAGGTATTCTGCGCCAGGGATTTAACGAAGAAAACAGCATGAAAGTGGCACAGGTGTTGTATCAGGAGCTGGATATCGGCGCAGTGGCCATCACCGATCGCGATAAGCTGCTGGCGTTTACCGGGACCGGTGACGATCACCATTTACCCGGACGTCCCATTTCCTCCGCCTGGACCTTAAAGGCCATCAATACCGGGGAAGTGGTATATGCCGATGGTAACGAAGTGCCCTATCGCTGCTCGCTGCATCCGCAGTGCAAACTTGGCTCAACGCTGGTCATCCCGCTGCGCGGTGAAAATCAGCGGGTGATTGGCACCATCAAACTTTATGAAACTAAAAACCGTCTCTTTAGTTCTATTAACCGCACGCTGGGTGAAGGGATTGCTCAGTTGCTGTCCGCACAAATTCTGGCGGGGCAATACGAACGGCAGAAAGCGCTGCTGACGCAGTCAGAAATCAAATTGTTGCACGCTCAGGTCAATCCGCATTTTCTGTTTAATGCGCTGAATACACTCAAAGCGGTGATCCGCCACGACAGTGAGCAGGCCACGCAGCTGGTCCAGTACCTGTCGACCTTTTTCCGTAAAAATCTGAAACGGCCCTCGGAAATCGTGACCCTGGCCGATGAAATTGAACATGTGAATGCTTATCTGCAAATTGAAAAAGCGCGCTTTCAGGCCCGGCTTCAGGTGCAGCTTTTTGTTCCTGAGTCGCTGGCACACCACCGGCTTCCGGCTTTTACGTTGCAGCCGATAGTGGAAAATGCCATCAAACACGGAACATCTCAGCAGCTTGGGGTAGGGGAGATCAGTATTCACGCCAGTCAGCACGCGCAGTATTTACAGCTCGATATCGAAGATAATGCCGGGTTATATCAGCCGAGCGCCAGTCCGGGCGGCCTGGGAATGAACCTGGTCGATAAACGTTTACGCGCCCGTTTCGGCGACGATTGTGGTATTACCGTTAACTGTGAACCAGAATGTTTCACCCGAATTACTCTGCGACTGCCTCTGGAGGAAAATGCATGTTAA
- a CDS encoding ABC transporter permease, which yields MKIIRDPLVWLVALFIALLFGLPHSGVIFSQFFPELPRPVYQQESFLALTLAHFWLVGVSSLVAIVIGTGAGILVTRPAGREFRSLVETIAAIGQTFPPVAVLAIAVPVMGFGQQPAIIALILYGVLPILQGTLAGLAAVPAGVSSVAEGMGMNSRQRLISVELPLAAPVILAGIRTSIIINIGTAAIASTVGASTLGTPIIIGLSGFNTAYVIQGAILVALAAVIVDRGFERLGHYLTRHAR from the coding sequence GTGAAAATCATCCGTGATCCGCTGGTGTGGCTGGTGGCGCTTTTTATCGCGCTGCTGTTCGGACTGCCGCACAGCGGCGTCATCTTCAGTCAGTTTTTCCCCGAGCTGCCACGGCCGGTGTATCAGCAGGAGAGTTTTCTGGCGCTGACGCTGGCGCATTTCTGGCTGGTGGGGGTATCCAGCCTGGTGGCCATTGTCATTGGCACCGGGGCGGGAATTCTGGTCACGCGTCCGGCCGGACGAGAATTCCGCTCGCTGGTGGAAACCATTGCCGCTATCGGGCAGACATTTCCGCCGGTTGCGGTACTGGCCATTGCGGTTCCGGTCATGGGCTTTGGTCAGCAGCCGGCGATTATCGCCCTGATCCTGTACGGTGTTCTGCCAATATTACAGGGCACCCTGGCCGGGCTGGCCGCCGTTCCGGCGGGCGTCAGCAGCGTAGCGGAAGGAATGGGCATGAATAGCCGGCAGCGGCTAATCAGCGTTGAGCTTCCGCTGGCAGCACCGGTGATCCTCGCCGGGATACGCACCTCGATTATCATTAATATCGGCACGGCGGCGATCGCCTCGACGGTAGGTGCCAGCACGCTGGGCACGCCGATTATCATCGGCCTGAGCGGATTTAATACCGCATACGTTATCCAGGGCGCTATTCTGGTGGCGCTGGCGGCGGTTATTGTTGATCGCGGATTCGAACGACTGGGACACTACCTCACCCGTCATGCCCGGTAA
- a CDS encoding ABC transporter ATP-binding protein — translation MIEFNQVNKSFAGQAAVKNLNLHLKEGAFSVLIGTSGSGKSTTLKMINRLVEHDSGTIRFAGEDIGQLPLLALRRRMGYAIQSIGLFPHWTVAQNIATVPQLVKWDRARINARIDELMALLGLDPSLRARFPHQLSGGQQQRVGVARALAADPDVLLMDEPFGALDPVTRSALQQEMSRIHRLLGRTIVLVTHDIDEALRLADHLVLMDQGEVVQQGTPLEMLTHPANDFVRTFFGRSELGVRLLSLRAVRDYRRHGQPAPGEPIPDTLSLREALSAFVARQCLVLPVTNAQGQFCGNLHFDDLLREEGAGENHP, via the coding sequence ATGATTGAATTTAACCAGGTAAACAAATCATTTGCGGGTCAGGCTGCGGTAAAAAATCTTAACCTGCATTTGAAAGAAGGGGCCTTCTCGGTGCTGATTGGTACGTCAGGCTCGGGAAAGTCAACCACCCTTAAGATGATCAACCGTCTGGTTGAGCATGATAGCGGCACCATCCGTTTTGCCGGCGAGGATATTGGTCAGCTTCCGCTGTTAGCCCTGCGGCGACGGATGGGGTATGCCATTCAGTCCATTGGTCTTTTCCCGCACTGGACGGTGGCGCAAAACATTGCCACCGTCCCGCAGCTGGTGAAGTGGGATCGGGCGCGTATCAACGCCCGTATTGATGAACTGATGGCTCTACTGGGGCTGGATCCGTCACTGCGTGCGCGCTTTCCGCACCAGTTATCCGGCGGTCAGCAGCAGCGCGTTGGCGTGGCGCGGGCGCTGGCAGCCGATCCCGATGTTCTGCTGATGGACGAACCGTTCGGGGCGCTTGATCCGGTGACGCGCAGCGCCCTTCAGCAGGAGATGAGCCGCATTCATCGTCTGCTGGGCCGCACGATTGTGCTGGTCACTCATGATATCGACGAGGCGCTGCGGCTGGCCGATCACCTTGTGCTGATGGACCAGGGCGAGGTCGTTCAGCAGGGAACACCGCTGGAGATGTTAACCCACCCCGCGAATGATTTCGTGCGCACTTTTTTTGGCCGTAGCGAACTGGGCGTACGCCTGCTGTCGCTGCGGGCAGTACGTGATTATCGTCGCCACGGACAGCCAGCACCGGGTGAGCCAATACCGGATACCCTGAGTCTGCGGGAAGCCCTCTCTGCGTTTGTTGCCCGTCAGTGCCTGGTATTGCCGGTCACGAATGCTCAGGGGCAGTTCTGCGGCAATCTTCATTTTGATGATTTGCTGCGCGAGGAGGGAGCCGGTGAAAATCATCCGTGA